Proteins from one Hyperolius riggenbachi isolate aHypRig1 chromosome 4, aHypRig1.pri, whole genome shotgun sequence genomic window:
- the LOC137571708 gene encoding uncharacterized protein isoform X5: MAKRNPGDHSNSIGRCTASPLICCVGINSACHRTDCYCDEFCTVNHDCCLDFGSACNEVYPTSATTTTTATTTTSATTAITTTTTTTITTTPATTTAITTKTPATTAVITTTIPAATTAIATTTAITTTPVTTTPIKTTTPVTATPITTTPATTTATTTSTSQTQATSSTTGTSSKLSSSFTSTASSTATIEPSTMTTITALSSSANTASITNSLLSTVSVNVMSIVNPSNTSPSAQNTMTATSNELFTSSNQTSFISTTVTRGPNGVSTLLSNVSSLIAPASTISVTPGINLSSTLGTTVMPIAGIMPTLVSTAPNTSTLLNSVIATQETNKVTATTNYFLASVIASSNATTLTGTGAPILSNISTAGKNSSFSNILSSISNTETTGASFTGSSSYALIFNITPGVNASATMKSTIMATDSPLISVAAATISSSAPNGAATMNTTVVTANSSNTPGLPALNSFLSTTGITYSTASSLMQLINNATVTSSFTSSTVSPSSVTVTFTTPVVSTVSTITSVSKTITNVTNSPLTNLPTSSVQLSNVTTPMGTAALTTLNTASNLSTVSSSLSNLITTPVTTTAITTPTATTATTTTTTQTTKATSTSTTGTSSTLSTSFTSTASSTATIQPSTMTTITALNSSANTAAKTNNLLSMISVNVTSIVNPSSTSPSAQSTMTATSNELFTSSNQTSFISTTVTRGPIGVSTLLSNLSSLIAPASTINVTPGINLSSNFETTVMPIAGIMPTLVSTASNTSTLSNSVIASISNTATTGASFTGSSSFDVLFNATRNITPGVNATTTFKSTIMATASPLISVAAATSNVTISSPAPNASMIMYTTVVTANSSNTPGLPTLNNATSTIGIASSTRLMQLINNTTATSSVTSSNVSPSDANVTFTTPVVSTVSTITSVSKTITNVTNSPPTNSPTSSVQLFNLTTPMGTATLTLTGSKFSNLITVSSSLSNLTLSINNQTTVSRLTDMSTSAGISANDKVSNSTINAAFINNGTIPVTVLPTNLSATILTANSTTSSTAASMPGMASSSLTSLAIAINTTTSTGLPVMNSLTSDGIVSSNQPTIPLSTTTFITTTGTITLAATPRVDSSGSTSNVSTNVITYGANTTTWRTTLLPLVNLTATLANTTVTYGITGPSNGNESSITAAMKSSSVTVLPTFKSTSFISMNASNNFTVPFAINTTTGYSSPSTLTMSGSTSNTSSLSISLGNTNLSYNTLNNSTMLPTSTVSTPSTTGLTSGTNSTRILATLPNATIQTPITTFLSGFLNHSTSPLIPSTSVFTTARSSDLSVTAIKSSANPAQTVILSNISNVTFYSNQMADSSTSLLTSGAIIDFSKTSTPFASTTSTARPTLSLFPQGTSSTPNNVSASSTAALYTTSAPNLDPAANTTEPKNRKCLKKKKKLPSALWSLLFSTLEGKELSNQTTTKLNGTTGHFIQLDLNNQADNKGNGSDIKNGTNASSKNGPQNALDILFVSYLRISEGDGDSGNLIYDLRKLLEEDSDFVSGELEQHP, from the exons ggcgaTGCACTGCAAGTCCACTGATATGCTGCGTAGGAATAAACAGTGCATGCCATAGAACGGATTGCTACTGTGATGAGTTCTGCACTGTCAATCATGACTGCTGCCTGGACTTCGGCTCCGCATGTAATGAAG TATATCCAACATCAGCAACTACAACAACAACAGCCACTACAACAACCTCTGCAACTACAgctattacaacaacaacaacaacaactattACAACAACACCAGCAACAACAACCGCTATTACAACAAAAACACCAGCAACAACAGCAGTTATTACAACAACAATACCAGCAGCAACAACAGCTATTGCAACAACAACAGCGATTACAACAACACCAGTTACAACAACACCTATTAAAACAACAACACCAGTAACAGCAACACCTATAACAACAACACCAGCAACCACAACAGCCACAACAACATCAACCTCACAAACGCAAGCAACTTCAAGTACAACTGGAACAAGTTCTAAATTATCAAGCAGTTTTACATCTACAGCATCAAGTACAGCCACCATAGAACCAAGTACAATGACAACTATTACAGCGTTAAGTTCCTCAGCTAATACCGCATCTATAACTAACAGTCTCCTTTCTACGGTTTCAGTTAATGTAATGTCTATAGTAAACCCATCAAATACTTCTCCATCTGCTCAAAATACAATGACTGCAACATCTAATGAATTATTTACAAGCAGCAACCAGACATCTTTTATCAGTACAACTGTCACTAGAGGTCCAAATGGTGTGTCCACCTTACTTAGCAATGTGTCATCTCTTATTGCACCTGCCAGTACCATCAGTGTCACACCTGGAATAAATCTATCCAGTACCTTGGGAACAACCGTAATGCCAATAGCCGGCATAATGCCAACACTGGTTTCAACAGCTCCTAATACTAGTACTTTATTGAATAGTGTAATTGCCACCCAAGAAACAAATAAAGTAACAGCAACTACCAACTATTTTTTAGCATCTGTTATTGCTTCTAGTAATGCCACCACTTTGACAGGCACAGGTGCACCCATATTAAGCAATATATCAACAGCTGGCAAAAACTCTAGTTTTTCAAACATTCTATCCAGCATCTCTAATACAGAAACTACTGGAGCATCatttacaggcagtagcagttatGCTCTGATTTTCAACATCACACCAGGGGTTAATGCATCAGCCACTATGAAATCAACTATAATGGCAACAGACAGTCCCTTAATATCTGTAGCAGCTGCAACTATTAGTAGCTCTGCACCTAATGGAGCTGCGACAATGAACACAACTGTTGTGACAGCGAATTCCAGCAATACACCAGGGTTGCCAGCACTTAACAGTTTTCTTTCAACAACAGGCATAACTTACAGTACCGCAAGTAGCCTGATGCAATTAATTAACAATGCCACTGTcacctcatcttttacaagcagtACTGTTTCACCTTCGAGTGTCACTGTGACCTTTACTACTCCAGTAGTGTCAACAGTGAGCACAATTACATCAGTAAGTAAAACAATTACCAATGTCACAAACAGCCCACTTACTAATTTACCTACATCATCAGTGCAACTATCTAATGTAACTACTCCAATGGGCACTGCAGCATTAACAACCTTAAACACTGCCAGTAACCTTAGCACAGTGTCAAGTTCTCTCAGCAATCTTATAACAACACCAGTAACAACAACAGCTATTACAACACCAACAGCAACAACagccacaacaacaacaacaacacaaacaACAAAAGCAACTTCAACAAGTACTACTGGAACAAGTTCAACATTATCAACCAGTTTTACATCTACAGCATCAAGTACAGCCACCATACAACCAAGTACAATGACAACCATTACAGCATTAAATTCCTCAGCTAATACCGCAGCTAAAACTAACAATCTCCTTTCTATGATTTCAGTTAATGTAACTTCTATAGTAAACCCATCAAGTACATCTCCATCTGCTCAAAGTACAATGACTGCAACATCTAATGAATTATTTACAAGCAGCAACCAGACATCTTTTATCAGTACAACTGTCACTAGAGGCCCAATTGGTGTGTCCACATTACTTAGCAATTTGTCATCTCTTATTGCACCTGCCAGTACCATCAATGTCACACCTGGAATAAATCTATCCAGTAACTTTGAAACAACTGTAATGCCAATAGCCGGCATAATGCCAACACTAGTTTCAACAGCTTCTAATACTAGTACATTATCAAATAGTGTAATTGCCAGCATCTCTAACACAGCAACTACTGGAGCATCATTTACAGGCAGCAGCAGTTTTGATGTGTTATTTAATGCCACTAGGAACATCACCCCAGGGGTTAATGCAACAACCACATTTAAATCAACTATAATGGCAACAGCCAGTCCATTAATATCTGTAGCAGCTGCAACTtccaatgtcactattagtagccCTGCACCTAATGCATCCATGATAATGTACACAACTGTTGTGACAGCTAATTCCAGCAATACACCAGGGTTGCCAACACTTAACAATGCTACTTCAACCATAGGCATAGCTTCTAGTACTAGACTGATGCaattaattaacaatacaactGCCACCTCATCTGTTACAAGCAGTAATGTTTCACCTTCAGATGCCAATGTAACCTTTACTACCCCTGTAGTGTCAACAGTGAGCACAATAACATCAGTAAGTAAAACAATTACCAATGTTACAAACAGCCCACCAACCAATTCACCTACATCATCAGTGCAACTATTTAATTTAACAACTCCAATGGGCACTGCAACATTAACATTAACTGGCAGCAAGTTCAGCAACCTTATCACAGTGTCAAGTTCTCTCAGCAATCTTACATTGTCCATAAACAATCAAACAACTGTCAGCAGATTGACTGACATGTCAACAAGTGCTGGTATTTCAGCTAATGACAAGGTTTCTAACTCCACCATCAATGCTGCATTCATCAATAATGGAACCATTCCTGTCACTGTTTTGCCAACAAATTTATCAGCCACAATCCTGACTGCAAATTCAACAACTTCATCCACTGCTGCCTCCATGCCTGGTATGGCTTCTAGTAGTTTGACTAGTCTTGCAATAGCTATAAACACAACTACATCAACTGGACTCCCAGTAATGAACAGTCTTACATCTGATGGcatagtctcaagcaaccagccaACAATTCCTCTCAGTACAACTACTTTTATTACTACTACTGGTACTATTACACTAGCTGCAACTCCAAGAGTAGACTCTAGTGGTTCAACTTCTAATGTCTCCACCAATGTAATTACATATGGGGCTAACACAACAACTTGGAGAACCACTTTATTGCCACTAGTCAACTTAACTGCAACACTAGCAAACACCACAGTAACCTATGGCATCACTGGCCCTTCAAACGGTAATGAATCCAGTATAACTGCTGCTATGAAATCAAGCTCTGTCACAGTTCTGCCTACTTTTAAATCAACATCTTTTATAAGTATGAATGCATCTAATAACTTTACAGTGCCCTTTGCAATCAATACTACAACTGGATACTCGTCCCCCAGCACTCTAACAATGTCTGGATCAACCTCTAACACAAGCAGCCTCTCAATTTCACTTGGAAATACAAACTTAAGTTATAATACACTGAACAATTCTACAATGCTACCAACAAGTACAGTATCTACACCTTCAACCACTGGGCTAACATCAGGCACAAACAGTACAAGAATCCTAGCAACATTACCAAATGCAACCATTCAAACACCTATCACTACCTTTCTTTCTGGATTTCTTAACCATTCAACTAGTCCATTAATACCTTCTACCAGTGTATTTACCACTGCTAGATCAAGTGATCTGTCGGTGACTGCTATCAAGTCCAGTGCAAATCCAGCACAAACTGTAATATTGTCTAATATCAGTAATGTGACGTTTTACTCCAATCAAATGGCAGATTCAAGTACTTCTTTATTGACAAGTGGAGCAATTATAGATTTTTCAAAAACTAGCACCCCATTTGCTTCTACAACAAGTACAGCCAGGCCCACTCTGAGCCTCTTCCCTCAAGGAACATCCTCAACTCCAAACAATGTATCTGCCTCATCTACAGCAG CTTTGTACACAACCAGCGCACCCAATCTGGACCCTGCAGCCAACACCACTGAACCAAAAAACCGAAAGTgcctcaagaagaagaagaaacttCCATCGGCATTATGGTCGCTGCTATTCTCTACCCTTGAAGGCAAGGAACTTTCCAATCAGACAACCACAAAACTCAATGGTACCACTGGGCATTTTATACAACTGGACCTCAACAATCAGGCAGACAACAAAG GCAA
- the LOC137571708 gene encoding uncharacterized protein isoform X4 codes for MAKRNPGDHSNSIGRCTASPLICCVGINSACHRTDCYCDEFCTVNHDCCLDFGSACNEVYPTSATTTTTATTTTSATTAITTTTTTTITTTPATTTAITTKTPATTAVITTTIPAATTAIATTTAITTTPVTTTPIKTTTPVTATPITTTPATTTATTTSTSQTQATSSTTGTSSKLSSSFTSTASSTATIEPSTMTTITALSSSANTASITNSLLSTVSVNVMSIVNPSNTSPSAQNTMTATSNELFTSSNQTSFISTTVTRGPNGVSTLLSNVSSLIAPASTISVTPGINLSSTLGTTVMPIAGIMPTLVSTAPNTSTLLNSVIATQETNKVTATTNYFLASVIASSNATTLTGTGAPILSNISTAGKNSSFSNILSSISNTETTGASFTGSSSYALIFNITPGVNASATMKSTIMATDSPLISVAAATISSSAPNGAATMNTTVVTANSSNTPGLPALNSFLSTTGITYSTASSLMQLINNATVTSSFTSSTVSPSSVTVTFTTPVVSTVSTITSVSKTITNVTNSPLTNLPTSSVQLSNVTTPMGTAALTTLNTASNLSTVSSSLSNLITTPVTTTAITTPTATTATTTTTTQTTKATSTSTTGTSSTLSTSFTSTASSTATIQPSTMTTITALNSSANTAAKTNNLLSMISVNVTSIVNPSSTSPSAQSTMTATSNELFTSSNQTSFISTTVTRGPIGVSTLLSNLSSLIAPASTINVTPGINLSSNFETTVMPIAGIMPTLVSTASNTSTLSNSVIASISNTATTGASFTGSSSFDVLFNATRNITPGVNATTTFKSTIMATASPLISVAAATSNVTISSPAPNASMIMYTTVVTANSSNTPGLPTLNNATSTIGIASSTRLMQLINNTTATSSVTSSNVSPSDANVTFTTPVVSTVSTITSVSKTITNVTNSPPTNSPTSSVQLFNLTTPMGTATLTLTGSKFSNLITVSSSLSNLTLSINNQTTVSRLTDMSTSAGISANDKVSNSTINAAFINNGTIPVTVLPTNLSATILTANSTTSSTAASMPGMASSSLTSLAIAINTTTSTGLPVMNSLTSDGIVSSNQPTIPLSTTTFITTTGTITLAATPRVDSSGSTSNVSTNVITYGANTTTWRTTLLPLVNLTATLANTTVTYGITGPSNGNESSITAAMKSSSVTVLPTFKSTSFISMNASNNFTVPFAINTTTGYSSPSTLTMSGSTSNTSSLSISLGNTNLSYNTLNNSTMLPTSTVSTPSTTGLTSGTNSTRILATLPNATIQTPITTFLSGFLNHSTSPLIPSTSVFTTARSSDLSVTAIKSSANPAQTVILSNISNVTFYSNQMADSSTSLLTSGAIIDFSKTSTPFASTTSTARPTLSLFPQGTSSTPNNVSASSTAEASFTIQQVGFDAMMPLGIQSEDLQVSSTGGTILTAVATSDIQNSTPAQMSLGYPALYTTSAPNLDPAANTTEPKNRKCLKKKKKLPSALWSLLFSTLEGKELSNQTTTKLNGTTGHFIQLDLNNQADNKGNGSDIKNGTNASSKNGPQNALDILFVSYLRISEGDGDSGNLIYDGYR; via the exons ggcgaTGCACTGCAAGTCCACTGATATGCTGCGTAGGAATAAACAGTGCATGCCATAGAACGGATTGCTACTGTGATGAGTTCTGCACTGTCAATCATGACTGCTGCCTGGACTTCGGCTCCGCATGTAATGAAG TATATCCAACATCAGCAACTACAACAACAACAGCCACTACAACAACCTCTGCAACTACAgctattacaacaacaacaacaacaactattACAACAACACCAGCAACAACAACCGCTATTACAACAAAAACACCAGCAACAACAGCAGTTATTACAACAACAATACCAGCAGCAACAACAGCTATTGCAACAACAACAGCGATTACAACAACACCAGTTACAACAACACCTATTAAAACAACAACACCAGTAACAGCAACACCTATAACAACAACACCAGCAACCACAACAGCCACAACAACATCAACCTCACAAACGCAAGCAACTTCAAGTACAACTGGAACAAGTTCTAAATTATCAAGCAGTTTTACATCTACAGCATCAAGTACAGCCACCATAGAACCAAGTACAATGACAACTATTACAGCGTTAAGTTCCTCAGCTAATACCGCATCTATAACTAACAGTCTCCTTTCTACGGTTTCAGTTAATGTAATGTCTATAGTAAACCCATCAAATACTTCTCCATCTGCTCAAAATACAATGACTGCAACATCTAATGAATTATTTACAAGCAGCAACCAGACATCTTTTATCAGTACAACTGTCACTAGAGGTCCAAATGGTGTGTCCACCTTACTTAGCAATGTGTCATCTCTTATTGCACCTGCCAGTACCATCAGTGTCACACCTGGAATAAATCTATCCAGTACCTTGGGAACAACCGTAATGCCAATAGCCGGCATAATGCCAACACTGGTTTCAACAGCTCCTAATACTAGTACTTTATTGAATAGTGTAATTGCCACCCAAGAAACAAATAAAGTAACAGCAACTACCAACTATTTTTTAGCATCTGTTATTGCTTCTAGTAATGCCACCACTTTGACAGGCACAGGTGCACCCATATTAAGCAATATATCAACAGCTGGCAAAAACTCTAGTTTTTCAAACATTCTATCCAGCATCTCTAATACAGAAACTACTGGAGCATCatttacaggcagtagcagttatGCTCTGATTTTCAACATCACACCAGGGGTTAATGCATCAGCCACTATGAAATCAACTATAATGGCAACAGACAGTCCCTTAATATCTGTAGCAGCTGCAACTATTAGTAGCTCTGCACCTAATGGAGCTGCGACAATGAACACAACTGTTGTGACAGCGAATTCCAGCAATACACCAGGGTTGCCAGCACTTAACAGTTTTCTTTCAACAACAGGCATAACTTACAGTACCGCAAGTAGCCTGATGCAATTAATTAACAATGCCACTGTcacctcatcttttacaagcagtACTGTTTCACCTTCGAGTGTCACTGTGACCTTTACTACTCCAGTAGTGTCAACAGTGAGCACAATTACATCAGTAAGTAAAACAATTACCAATGTCACAAACAGCCCACTTACTAATTTACCTACATCATCAGTGCAACTATCTAATGTAACTACTCCAATGGGCACTGCAGCATTAACAACCTTAAACACTGCCAGTAACCTTAGCACAGTGTCAAGTTCTCTCAGCAATCTTATAACAACACCAGTAACAACAACAGCTATTACAACACCAACAGCAACAACagccacaacaacaacaacaacacaaacaACAAAAGCAACTTCAACAAGTACTACTGGAACAAGTTCAACATTATCAACCAGTTTTACATCTACAGCATCAAGTACAGCCACCATACAACCAAGTACAATGACAACCATTACAGCATTAAATTCCTCAGCTAATACCGCAGCTAAAACTAACAATCTCCTTTCTATGATTTCAGTTAATGTAACTTCTATAGTAAACCCATCAAGTACATCTCCATCTGCTCAAAGTACAATGACTGCAACATCTAATGAATTATTTACAAGCAGCAACCAGACATCTTTTATCAGTACAACTGTCACTAGAGGCCCAATTGGTGTGTCCACATTACTTAGCAATTTGTCATCTCTTATTGCACCTGCCAGTACCATCAATGTCACACCTGGAATAAATCTATCCAGTAACTTTGAAACAACTGTAATGCCAATAGCCGGCATAATGCCAACACTAGTTTCAACAGCTTCTAATACTAGTACATTATCAAATAGTGTAATTGCCAGCATCTCTAACACAGCAACTACTGGAGCATCATTTACAGGCAGCAGCAGTTTTGATGTGTTATTTAATGCCACTAGGAACATCACCCCAGGGGTTAATGCAACAACCACATTTAAATCAACTATAATGGCAACAGCCAGTCCATTAATATCTGTAGCAGCTGCAACTtccaatgtcactattagtagccCTGCACCTAATGCATCCATGATAATGTACACAACTGTTGTGACAGCTAATTCCAGCAATACACCAGGGTTGCCAACACTTAACAATGCTACTTCAACCATAGGCATAGCTTCTAGTACTAGACTGATGCaattaattaacaatacaactGCCACCTCATCTGTTACAAGCAGTAATGTTTCACCTTCAGATGCCAATGTAACCTTTACTACCCCTGTAGTGTCAACAGTGAGCACAATAACATCAGTAAGTAAAACAATTACCAATGTTACAAACAGCCCACCAACCAATTCACCTACATCATCAGTGCAACTATTTAATTTAACAACTCCAATGGGCACTGCAACATTAACATTAACTGGCAGCAAGTTCAGCAACCTTATCACAGTGTCAAGTTCTCTCAGCAATCTTACATTGTCCATAAACAATCAAACAACTGTCAGCAGATTGACTGACATGTCAACAAGTGCTGGTATTTCAGCTAATGACAAGGTTTCTAACTCCACCATCAATGCTGCATTCATCAATAATGGAACCATTCCTGTCACTGTTTTGCCAACAAATTTATCAGCCACAATCCTGACTGCAAATTCAACAACTTCATCCACTGCTGCCTCCATGCCTGGTATGGCTTCTAGTAGTTTGACTAGTCTTGCAATAGCTATAAACACAACTACATCAACTGGACTCCCAGTAATGAACAGTCTTACATCTGATGGcatagtctcaagcaaccagccaACAATTCCTCTCAGTACAACTACTTTTATTACTACTACTGGTACTATTACACTAGCTGCAACTCCAAGAGTAGACTCTAGTGGTTCAACTTCTAATGTCTCCACCAATGTAATTACATATGGGGCTAACACAACAACTTGGAGAACCACTTTATTGCCACTAGTCAACTTAACTGCAACACTAGCAAACACCACAGTAACCTATGGCATCACTGGCCCTTCAAACGGTAATGAATCCAGTATAACTGCTGCTATGAAATCAAGCTCTGTCACAGTTCTGCCTACTTTTAAATCAACATCTTTTATAAGTATGAATGCATCTAATAACTTTACAGTGCCCTTTGCAATCAATACTACAACTGGATACTCGTCCCCCAGCACTCTAACAATGTCTGGATCAACCTCTAACACAAGCAGCCTCTCAATTTCACTTGGAAATACAAACTTAAGTTATAATACACTGAACAATTCTACAATGCTACCAACAAGTACAGTATCTACACCTTCAACCACTGGGCTAACATCAGGCACAAACAGTACAAGAATCCTAGCAACATTACCAAATGCAACCATTCAAACACCTATCACTACCTTTCTTTCTGGATTTCTTAACCATTCAACTAGTCCATTAATACCTTCTACCAGTGTATTTACCACTGCTAGATCAAGTGATCTGTCGGTGACTGCTATCAAGTCCAGTGCAAATCCAGCACAAACTGTAATATTGTCTAATATCAGTAATGTGACGTTTTACTCCAATCAAATGGCAGATTCAAGTACTTCTTTATTGACAAGTGGAGCAATTATAGATTTTTCAAAAACTAGCACCCCATTTGCTTCTACAACAAGTACAGCCAGGCCCACTCTGAGCCTCTTCCCTCAAGGAACATCCTCAACTCCAAACAATGTATCTGCCTCATCTACAGCAG AAGCATCATTTACCATCCAGCAAGTTGGTTTTGATGCAATGATGCCATTGGGCATTCAGTCAGAAGACCTACAGGTGTCTTCTACAGGAGGAACCATACTTACAGCAGTGGCAACAAGTGATATACAGAATTCTACACCTGCTCAGATGTCCTTGGGTTACCCAG CTTTGTACACAACCAGCGCACCCAATCTGGACCCTGCAGCCAACACCACTGAACCAAAAAACCGAAAGTgcctcaagaagaagaagaaacttCCATCGGCATTATGGTCGCTGCTATTCTCTACCCTTGAAGGCAAGGAACTTTCCAATCAGACAACCACAAAACTCAATGGTACCACTGGGCATTTTATACAACTGGACCTCAACAATCAGGCAGACAACAAAG GCAA